A segment of the Prochlorococcus sp. RS04 genome:
AATTAATTAATGCAAGCAATACCAGATCAGCAGAGTTAGCCTTTAGCGGGGTTCAAGGAGAAATAAAGAAAAAAATTGATGATATTAAAAATGACCTTATAAATCAACTTTGCGAAATAGAAGCGAGAGTTGATTTTGAAGAAGACTTCACAGATTTTGATTACACCAAATATCTAAAAAACATTAAAAAAGTCAAAGAAAAAATAGAATTACTAATAGAAAATGCAAAAAGAAATTCATATATTCACAATGGAATATCGATTGCGCTTATAGGTAAAACAAATGTTGGTAAAAGCTCTTTATTAAATTTGCTTGCAAAAAAAGAGAAAGCAATCGTAACTAATATTCCTGGAACAACTAGAGATGTTATTGAAGTTAATTTAACAATTAATGATGTTCCAATGAAAATAATTGATACTGCTGGCATAAGAGAAACTCATGAACAAATTGAAAGTATTGGAATTAAAAAAAGTTTTGGGAAAATAAAAGAGTCAGATTTTATAATTTATATTTATAGTCTTGAAGAAGGATTTAATGAAGAAGACAAAAAAATAATACAAGAAATTCCCAAAGAAAAATTAATTACTATCTTGGGTAATAAAAAAGATTTAATTGATTGCAAAAATATTAATTCAAATGAGTTAAAAAACACAATTTTTATGAGTATTAAGAATAATGATGGTGAAAGATTATTAATAGACACAATTATAAAAAAATGCGGATTAAAACAAGTAGAAAATATCAATATATTTTTAAACGAAAGACATCTAAGAAATTTGTCTGCTTGCTTATCTAATTTAAATGATACTGATGAAATAATTGAAAATAAATTGCCATTTGATTTGTTATCTATTGAACTGAGAGATGGAATTCAAAACTTATCTAAAATAACTGGTCAAGAATTAACAGAGGAACTTCTAGATAATATTTTTTCTAAGTTTTGTATTGGTAAATAAATTTGAGTTAAATTACATAGTGATATATAGTTGATTCTCTAACTTCAGTTTAATTTTTATTAATTAATTATTTATTAGTTTAGTGGATTTAAATACTCCTATAATAAGTAAAATCATTGATAATTGGATCGATGAAGATATAGGTAGTGGAGATCTTACAAGTTCCTCTATTACAGAAGAGAATGGTAATGCATATTGGATTGCAAAAGAAGAGGGTATATTCTGCGGGGTTGAAATTATAAAAGAAATTTTTAGAAAAATTGATTTAAAAATTAGTCCAAAATTTAATATCTCTGATGGAGATAAATTTGTTAAAGATCAAAAACTCTTAGAAATATATGGGCCTTCAAAAAGTTTACTCGCTAGTGAAAGGATCAGCTTAAATATAGCAATGCATTTATCTGGAATATCAACATATACAAAGAATCTTACAGATAAATTAGAAGGCACAGATATAAAATTAGCAGATACTAGGAAAACGACTCCTGGCTTAAGAATATTTGAAAAATATGCATTCAAATGCGGAGGTGGGGTGAATCATAGAATGGGATTATACGATGCTGCTATGATCAAAGAAAATCATATTGCATGGACAGATAATCTTAAGAATGCAGTACAAAATATTCGCTTAAATTCGCCTTTTACAACTCATATCATAATTGAAGCTGAGAATATCGACCAGGCAAAAGAAGCAGTATTAGCAGGAGCGGATAGTGTCTTATTAGATGAACTTAGTCCTGAAATAATCAAAAAAAACGTTCAAGAATTAAGAGAGTTATCAATTAATAGTCTACAAAAAGAAGTCAATAAAAATTTGATAATAGAAGTTTCTGGAATTAACCCTCAAGAAATCAGTAAATATCTAATAAAAGGTATTGATTTGATTTCAACAAGTTCTTCAATCACCAAAAGTAATTGGATTGATTTGAGTATGCGTTATATTAATTAATCATATAGATAAATAATTGAATAATTAATGCTAATCATTTTTAAAGAATTAACAAAACAATTTGAACAATCTCTTTTAGAAAGTCTTGAAAAAAATGATAAAAAAGGAGAATTCGCAATTCTTAGCAAGAATTTAATTACACAATCATCAAAAGAAGAATTTGGTGATTATCAATGTAATGTTTGTTTAAGTTTATCTAAAATATATAAAAAGAACCCAAGAGATATTTCTAATGATTTTATTAACCTTTTAAATAAAAATAAAATCATAGCAAAATTATGTAAGAGTCTACAAATAGCTGGACCTGGATTTATAAATATAAAATTAAAAGATGAGGTTCTAATAAATGAAATTAAGTCAAATATTCAATGCAATAGGGCTGGTATACCTCTAATTAGAAAAGATTTAGATAATGGTTTGTCCAATAAAGTTATTGTAGATTTTTCTAGCCCTAATATTGCTAAAGAAATGCATGTAGGGCATTTAAGATCAACAATAATAGGTGACTCAATATCTAGAATTTTCGAGTTAAGAGGTTATGAAGTATTAAGACTCAATCATGTTGGTGATTGGGGAACACAATTTGGCATGCTTATTACTCAGCTCAAAGATTTATATTCAAATGATCTAGAAGAAATAGGAAAGATCAAGATAAGTGATTTAGTTGAATTTTATAAAGAATCAAAAAAAAGATTTGATAACGAATCTGAATTCCAAAAAAGATCTAGAGAGGAAGTAGTTAAGTTACAAAGCGGAGATATTAAATCGATTAAAGCTTGGAAATTATTATGTGATCAATCAAGGAAAGAATTTGATGAAATCTATAAAGATTTAAAAATAAAAATAGAAGAAAGAGGTGAATCTTTTTATAATCCCTTTTTAAAATCAGTTATTGATGATTTGAATTTAGAAAAAATATTAGTAGAAGATCAAGGAGCAAAATGTGTATTTTTAGATGGGATGACTAATAAAGAAGGCAAACCTTTACCGCTAATTATTCAAAAAAAAGATGGAGGTTTTAATTATGCCACCACAGATCTTGCTGCTATAAGATACAGATTCAATAAACCTCCTAATGGCGATGATGCTTCAAGAATTATTTATGTAACTGATCATGGGCAAGCAAATCATTTTGCTGGTGTTTTTCAAGTTGCAAAAAAAGCAAAATGGATACCAGAAAATTGTCAAGTAGACCATGTCCCTTTTGGGTTAGTTCAAGGAATTGATGGCAAAAAACTAAAGACAAGAGAAGGTGAAACAATACGCCTAAAAGATTTATTAAATGAAGCAGTTAGAAGAGCAAAAGAAGATTTATTGAAAAGATTAGAAGATGAAGATCGTTATGAGACCGAAGAGTTTATAGCAAATACTTCAAGAATTATTGGATTAGGAGCTGTTAAGTATGCAGATTTAAGTCAAAATAGAATTACTAATTATCAATTTAGTTTTGATAAAATGCTTTCCCTTAATGGTAATACTGCTCCTTATTTGTTATATACACTTGTAAGAATTTTAGGAATTAAAAGAAAAAATGATTTTGTTTATGAATCTAAAGATTTTCAGTACGTAAATTATGAACATAAATCTGAGTGGAAACTTATCAGAAAATTACTTAGGTTTGATGAAGTCATAATTTCTATTGAAAAAGACTTAATGCCAAATAGATTATGCAATTATCTGTTCGAGCTATGTCAGACTTTTAATAGATTCTATGATCAAGTTCCAATCCTCAAAGAAGAAAAAAATATAAAAATCTCTAGGCTTAATTTATGTGACCTAACTGCAAAAACACTAAAATTAAGCTTAGAGCTTTTAGGAATTGAAACTTTAGAAAGAATGTAATGAATGATTTTGATCCATTAAATAATCTTTTCCCAAAACCAAGAGAAGAAATAATAAATATGCAGTCTTACTCTGCACCTTTAGAAAATAGAAGAAATTTACTCCGCTTAGACTTTAATGAAAATACTTTAGGTCCAAGTCCTAAGGTTTTAGAGGCATTACAAGCGATAAAATTAGATGAGATTTCAATTTATCCAGAATATAATTTTTTAAAAAAATTTTTATGTGATAAATATCTTGATTCAAGAAAATTTGGTAATGATGAAATAGGAATTTTCAATGGAGCAGATGCAGCAATAAATGCAATTTTCAATTGCTTTGGAGAAAAAGATCAGATATTTCTAACCACAAATCCAACTTTTGGTTACTATTCTCCTTGTGCAGAAATCCGAGGAATGAAAAAAATAAGTTGTTCTTACATTGGAGAAAATTTTCTATTCCCCATCGAAGAATTTAGGGAAAAAATAATTAAGCATAATCCAAAGTTAATATTTATTTGCAATCCAAATAATCCAACAGGAACTGTTCTAAGCTCTCATGAAATAATTAATTTAGCCAATATCAATAATGATTCATTAATAGTTGTTGATGAACTTTATGAAAAATTTAATGGAGATAGTCTTCTTGAATCGATAGATTTTGAAAAGAATAAAAATATATTAATAATCCAATCTCTTTCAAAAACTGCAGGTCTAGCTGGTTTAAGAATAGGTTTTACTTTTGGCAATAAAAGTTTAATTCAGTACATTAATAAAGTTACAGGACCATATGATGTAAACAGCTTTGCTATAACAGCTGCATTAGCAGCACTTAAAGACAAATCATATATTGATAATTATGTTTTAGAAGTAAAAAAGGCGAGGGAATGGATTTTAAATAAATTTAAATCAACAAAAATCAGAACTCACTTTAGTGGAGGTAATTATTTTTTAATTTGGCCAAAAAAAGATCCTAAAATTTTAATACAACAGATGAGAGAAAAAGGTATTCTTATTAGAAGTATGGAAAACAAAAAAGATATCGGTAATTCTATAAGGGTTAGTATTGGAACTAAAGAACAAATGATTTTTTTCTGGGACAATTACAAGATATTAGATTTAAAAAATTAATTACTGAAAATATAAATTGTATTTTGATCGATTCTTTTAGGTTTTATTTGAAAATCTTTTCCAACATATTTTACTTTAAAATCTTTCATATTTTCGACAAATAAATCAGCATTTGAGAAATCACATTCTTTATTAATTTTTTTGCCGCGATCAAAGTGAACAGGAATAACTACATTAGGTTTTAGAAGCTTAACTATTTTTGAGGCTTCTTTAC
Coding sequences within it:
- the mnmE gene encoding tRNA uridine-5-carboxymethylaminomethyl(34) synthesis GTPase MnmE, which produces MDSIFTTEDTIAAIASAISIGKGGVAIIRVSGKDAINSCKKIVQTKSKYAWESHRVFRGFIQENKQNKFIDEVLILVMKSPNSFTGEDVVELHCHGGIIIVNKVLKILLSSNSRVRLANPGEFSQRAFLNGKIDLTQAESINQLINASNTRSAELAFSGVQGEIKKKIDDIKNDLINQLCEIEARVDFEEDFTDFDYTKYLKNIKKVKEKIELLIENAKRNSYIHNGISIALIGKTNVGKSSLLNLLAKKEKAIVTNIPGTTRDVIEVNLTINDVPMKIIDTAGIRETHEQIESIGIKKSFGKIKESDFIIYIYSLEEGFNEEDKKIIQEIPKEKLITILGNKKDLIDCKNINSNELKNTIFMSIKNNDGERLLIDTIIKKCGLKQVENINIFLNERHLRNLSACLSNLNDTDEIIENKLPFDLLSIELRDGIQNLSKITGQELTEELLDNIFSKFCIGK
- the nadC gene encoding carboxylating nicotinate-nucleotide diphosphorylase; translated protein: MDLNTPIISKIIDNWIDEDIGSGDLTSSSITEENGNAYWIAKEEGIFCGVEIIKEIFRKIDLKISPKFNISDGDKFVKDQKLLEIYGPSKSLLASERISLNIAMHLSGISTYTKNLTDKLEGTDIKLADTRKTTPGLRIFEKYAFKCGGGVNHRMGLYDAAMIKENHIAWTDNLKNAVQNIRLNSPFTTHIIIEAENIDQAKEAVLAGADSVLLDELSPEIIKKNVQELRELSINSLQKEVNKNLIIEVSGINPQEISKYLIKGIDLISTSSSITKSNWIDLSMRYIN
- the argS gene encoding arginine--tRNA ligase, coding for MLIIFKELTKQFEQSLLESLEKNDKKGEFAILSKNLITQSSKEEFGDYQCNVCLSLSKIYKKNPRDISNDFINLLNKNKIIAKLCKSLQIAGPGFINIKLKDEVLINEIKSNIQCNRAGIPLIRKDLDNGLSNKVIVDFSSPNIAKEMHVGHLRSTIIGDSISRIFELRGYEVLRLNHVGDWGTQFGMLITQLKDLYSNDLEEIGKIKISDLVEFYKESKKRFDNESEFQKRSREEVVKLQSGDIKSIKAWKLLCDQSRKEFDEIYKDLKIKIEERGESFYNPFLKSVIDDLNLEKILVEDQGAKCVFLDGMTNKEGKPLPLIIQKKDGGFNYATTDLAAIRYRFNKPPNGDDASRIIYVTDHGQANHFAGVFQVAKKAKWIPENCQVDHVPFGLVQGIDGKKLKTREGETIRLKDLLNEAVRRAKEDLLKRLEDEDRYETEEFIANTSRIIGLGAVKYADLSQNRITNYQFSFDKMLSLNGNTAPYLLYTLVRILGIKRKNDFVYESKDFQYVNYEHKSEWKLIRKLLRFDEVIISIEKDLMPNRLCNYLFELCQTFNRFYDQVPILKEEKNIKISRLNLCDLTAKTLKLSLELLGIETLERM
- a CDS encoding pyridoxal phosphate-dependent aminotransferase, whose amino-acid sequence is MNDFDPLNNLFPKPREEIINMQSYSAPLENRRNLLRLDFNENTLGPSPKVLEALQAIKLDEISIYPEYNFLKKFLCDKYLDSRKFGNDEIGIFNGADAAINAIFNCFGEKDQIFLTTNPTFGYYSPCAEIRGMKKISCSYIGENFLFPIEEFREKIIKHNPKLIFICNPNNPTGTVLSSHEIINLANINNDSLIVVDELYEKFNGDSLLESIDFEKNKNILIIQSLSKTAGLAGLRIGFTFGNKSLIQYINKVTGPYDVNSFAITAALAALKDKSYIDNYVLEVKKAREWILNKFKSTKIRTHFSGGNYFLIWPKKDPKILIQQMREKGILIRSMENKKDIGNSIRVSIGTKEQMIFFWDNYKILDLKN